From a region of the Salvelinus sp. IW2-2015 unplaced genomic scaffold, ASM291031v2 Un_scaffold4079, whole genome shotgun sequence genome:
- the LOC112076841 gene encoding LOW QUALITY PROTEIN: HUWE1-associated protein modifying stress responses (The sequence of the model RefSeq protein was modified relative to this genomic sequence to represent the inferred CDS: inserted 5 bases in 5 codons) has translation WRKKKDGDPEIXEHGPEHWFSKWSAQCLAEASKESNEERADNDQDKLWHLFQNSATAXAQLYKDRVCHQQGGFXFVVPFQNAATAVTNLYKESVEAHQRSYDLGIQIGHQRRNKDVLAWVKKRRRTIRREDLISFLCGRAPPPRSSRATLTPGHRLTMVSPNRPPPAPETDSSVEADLQPFREAIALHGLSGAMASISVRSGTPGSPTHVGGAAGGGGGSTPVGRRRNGLHDVDLNTFISEEMALHLDANPRKRSSAQCNDVITDSPTHKRNRMI, from the exons AATGGAGAAAGAAGAAAGACGGAGACCCGGAGAT AGAACACGGACCCGAACATTGGTTCTCAAAATGGAGCGCGCAGTGTTTGGCCGAAGCGAGCAAGGAGTCAAACGAGGAGAGAGCCGATAACGACCAGGATAAATTATGGCATCTCTTCCAGAATTCCGCCACTG GTGCTCAGCTCTACAAAG ACCGAGTATGTCACCAACAGGGGGGCTT CTTTGTGGTGCCGTTTCAGAACGCTGCCACAGCCGTGACCAACCTGTACAAAG agtCTGTGGAGGCCCACCAGCGTAGCTACGACCTAGGTATACAGATCGGCCACCAGCGTCGCAACAAGGATGTGCTGGCCTGGGTGAAGAAAAGGAGGAGAACCATCCGKCGAGAGGACCTCATCAGCTTCCTGTGTGGCCGGGCCCCACCCCCCCGGAGCTCCAGAGCCACCCTCACCCCAGGACACAGACTGACCATGGTCTCCCCTAACCGGCCTCCCCCGGCCCCTGAGACTGACTCCTCTGTGGAGGCTGACCTCCAGCCCTTCAGAGAGGCCATCGCACTGCATG GTCTAAGTGGGGCTATGGCCAGCATCAGTGTTCGTTCCGGTACCCCAGGCTCTCCCACCCACGTGGGGGGTGCTGCTGGCGGTGGGGGTGGGTCGACTCCGGTGGGGCGTCGGCGTAACGGTCTCCATGATGTGGACCTGAACACTTTCATCTCTGAGGAGATGGCCCTGCACCTGGACGCTAACCCCAGGAAACGCAGCTCCGCCCAGTGCAACGACGTCATAACAGACTCCCCCACCCATAAACGCAACCGGATGATCTGA